A portion of the Pseudomonas synxantha BG33R genome contains these proteins:
- a CDS encoding efflux RND transporter periplasmic adaptor subunit, with product MQLKPAVTALVTAVALASLLSGCKKEEAAPPAQTPQVGVVTIQPQAYTLTTELPGRTTAFRIAEVRPQVNGIILKRLFKEGADVKEGQQLYQIDPSVYDATLKSAQASLSQTKSISDRYKQLVDEQAVSRQEYDTAVANRMTAEANVQTAQINVRYTKVFAPISGRIGRSSVTEGALVSNGQADAMAVIQQLDPIYVDVTQSSAEMLKLRRDLESGQLEKAGENAAKVKLTLEDGTPYAQDGKLEFSEVSVDQTTGSVTLRAVFPNPDHVLLPGMFVHAQLLAGVNSKAILAPQQGVTRDLRGIPTALIVNKDNKVEQRELVANRTAGAYWLVEKGLNAGDRVITEGLQYVKPGAEVKVTEAANAKPAGTAAAPAAAAGQGE from the coding sequence ATGCAACTTAAGCCAGCTGTTACCGCTCTGGTCACTGCCGTCGCCCTGGCATCGCTGCTCAGCGGATGTAAAAAGGAAGAAGCGGCACCGCCCGCTCAAACCCCTCAGGTCGGCGTGGTCACCATTCAACCGCAAGCCTATACCCTGACCACCGAGCTGCCAGGCCGCACCACGGCCTTTCGCATCGCGGAAGTCCGGCCTCAGGTCAACGGCATCATCCTCAAGCGCCTGTTCAAGGAAGGCGCCGACGTGAAGGAAGGGCAGCAGCTCTACCAGATCGACCCGTCGGTGTATGACGCCACCCTGAAAAGCGCACAAGCCAGCCTGTCCCAGACCAAGTCCATCAGCGACCGCTACAAGCAGTTGGTCGATGAACAGGCCGTCAGCCGTCAGGAATACGACACCGCCGTCGCCAACCGCATGACCGCCGAAGCAAACGTTCAAACCGCCCAGATCAACGTGCGCTACACCAAAGTGTTTGCACCGATCTCCGGGCGTATTGGTCGTTCTTCGGTGACCGAAGGCGCACTGGTCAGCAATGGCCAGGCCGATGCCATGGCCGTGATTCAGCAACTGGACCCGATCTACGTCGACGTCACGCAGTCCTCGGCTGAAATGCTGAAACTGCGCCGCGACCTGGAAAGCGGCCAGCTGGAGAAGGCCGGCGAAAACGCCGCCAAGGTCAAGCTGACCCTGGAAGACGGCACGCCTTACGCCCAGGACGGCAAGCTCGAGTTCTCCGAAGTGTCGGTCGACCAGACCACCGGTTCCGTGACCCTGCGTGCCGTGTTCCCCAACCCTGACCACGTGCTGCTGCCGGGCATGTTCGTGCACGCCCAGTTGCTGGCCGGTGTGAACAGCAAGGCCATCCTGGCTCCGCAGCAAGGCGTGACCCGTGACCTGCGCGGCATTCCGACGGCGCTGATCGTGAACAAGGACAACAAGGTCGAGCAACGCGAACTGGTTGCCAACCGTACCGCGGGTGCCTACTGGCTGGTGGAAAAAGGCCTCAATGCCGGTGACCGCGTCATCACCGAAGGCTTGCAATACGTCAAGCCGGGCGCCGAGGTGAAGGTCACAGAAGCTGCCAACGCTAAACCCGCCGGTACTGCTGCAGCGCCTGCTGCCGCCGCTGGTCAAGGGGAGTAA
- a CDS encoding ArsR/SmtB family transcription factor, with protein MSIDLDEIIKALAHPVRRDILTWLKDPKVQFPEQLHNHEYGICAGQIDQRCGLSQSTVSAHLATLQRAGLISSQKAGQWHFFKRNEETIQAFLTALITELSTPQ; from the coding sequence ATGTCCATCGACCTCGACGAAATAATAAAAGCCCTGGCGCACCCAGTACGACGAGACATCCTCACCTGGCTCAAAGACCCGAAAGTGCAATTCCCCGAGCAACTGCACAACCACGAATACGGCATCTGCGCCGGGCAGATCGACCAGCGCTGCGGCCTGTCCCAGTCGACCGTGTCGGCGCACCTGGCAACCTTGCAACGGGCGGGATTGATCAGCAGCCAGAAGGCCGGGCAATGGCACTTTTTCAAACGCAATGAGGAGACGATCCAAGCCTTTCTCACGGCGCTCATAACCGAACTCAGCACACCGCAATAA
- a CDS encoding MFS transporter, producing the protein MPLSLLILALSAFAIGTTEFVIMGLLPDVAADLGVSIPGAGWLVTGYALGVAIGAPFMALATARLPRKAALVALMGIFIVGNLLCALASDYNVLMFARVVTALCHGAFFGIGSVVAANLVPANKRASAVALMFTGLTLANVLGVPLGTALGQEAGWRSTFWAVTVIGVIALIGLIRFLPAKRDEEKLDMRAELAALKGAGIWLSLSMTALFAASMFTLFTYVAPLLGDVTGVSPKGVTWTLLLIGLGLTVGNIIGGKLADKRLAATLIGVFISMAVVSTVLSWTSVALIPTEITLFLWATASFAAVPALQINVVTFGKAAPNLVSTLNIGAFNIGNALGAWVGGSVIAHGFGLTSVPLAAAALAILALLVTLITFRQSGDADLAPATN; encoded by the coding sequence ATGCCCCTCTCGCTCCTCATACTGGCCCTGAGCGCCTTCGCCATCGGCACCACCGAGTTCGTCATCATGGGGCTGCTGCCCGATGTTGCGGCGGACCTGGGTGTGTCGATTCCCGGCGCAGGCTGGTTGGTCACCGGCTACGCCCTGGGCGTGGCCATCGGCGCGCCCTTCATGGCACTGGCCACCGCCAGGCTGCCACGCAAGGCCGCCCTGGTAGCGTTGATGGGCATCTTTATTGTCGGCAACCTGCTGTGCGCCTTGGCCAGTGACTACAACGTGCTGATGTTTGCCCGCGTCGTCACGGCGCTGTGCCACGGTGCCTTCTTCGGGATCGGTTCCGTGGTGGCGGCCAACCTGGTGCCGGCCAATAAACGCGCTTCGGCGGTGGCCCTGATGTTCACCGGTTTGACCCTGGCCAACGTGCTCGGCGTGCCGTTGGGCACTGCACTGGGTCAGGAAGCTGGCTGGCGCTCGACCTTTTGGGCAGTGACCGTGATTGGCGTGATCGCCTTGATTGGCCTGATCCGCTTCCTGCCCGCCAAGCGTGACGAAGAAAAACTCGACATGCGCGCCGAACTCGCGGCCCTCAAAGGCGCGGGTATCTGGTTGTCGCTGAGCATGACAGCGCTGTTCGCCGCCTCCATGTTCACCCTCTTTACCTATGTAGCCCCGCTGCTCGGCGATGTGACCGGCGTGTCGCCCAAAGGCGTGACCTGGACCCTGCTGCTGATCGGCCTGGGCCTCACGGTGGGCAACATCATCGGCGGCAAGCTGGCCGACAAACGCCTGGCGGCCACCCTGATCGGCGTGTTCATCAGCATGGCGGTGGTTTCCACGGTGTTGAGCTGGACCAGCGTTGCACTGATACCGACCGAAATCACCCTGTTCCTGTGGGCCACCGCCTCGTTTGCCGCCGTACCAGCGCTGCAGATCAACGTGGTGACCTTCGGCAAGGCCGCCCCCAACCTGGTGTCCACCCTGAACATCGGTGCCTTCAACATCGGTAACGCCCTCGGCGCCTGGGTCGGTGGCAGCGTGATTGCCCACGGTTTCGGCCTGACCAGCGTGCCCCTGGCCGCTGCAGCACTGGCGATTCTCGCGCTGCTGGTGACCCTGATTACCTTCCGCCAGAGCGGCGATGCCGACCTGGCCCCCGCGACCAACTGA
- the adeC gene encoding AdeC/AdeK/OprM family multidrug efflux complex outer membrane factor, with amino-acid sequence MSKSLLSLAVTAFVLSGCSLIPDYQRPDAPVAAQFPPGPAYSSAQAPNQAAAEQGWKQFFHDPALQQLIQTALVNNRDLRVAALNIDAYAAQYQIQRADLFPAVSATGNGSRSRTPAKLSQTGESSIASQYSAGLGISSYELDLFGRVRSLSEEALQKYFATEEARRSTQISLVASVANAYLTWQADKELLKLTQDTLGAFEQSFKLTSRSNEVGVASALDLSQARTSVENARVQLARYTRQVAQDENSLTLLLGTGLPANIASKPLSDDLLSEVPAGLPSDLLQRRPDIVQAEYNLKAANANIGAARAAFFPSISLTASAGTASPTLGGLFKGGSGTWAFAPQINIPIFNAGSLRASLDYSKIQKEINVANYEKAIQTGFQEVSDGLAARQTYKQQLDAQRGFVEANQDYYRLAERRYRIGVDSNLTFLDAQRQLFSAQQSLITDRLAQLTSEVNLYKALGGGWNEQTAKNEPLKEQAPPLKLF; translated from the coding sequence ATGAGCAAGTCGCTACTTTCCCTAGCCGTCACGGCATTCGTGCTCAGTGGCTGCTCGCTGATACCTGACTATCAGCGCCCCGATGCGCCGGTGGCCGCACAGTTCCCGCCTGGGCCGGCGTATTCGTCGGCCCAGGCGCCGAACCAGGCCGCTGCCGAGCAGGGCTGGAAGCAGTTTTTCCATGACCCTGCCCTGCAACAGCTGATCCAGACCGCGTTGGTGAACAACCGTGACCTGCGTGTCGCGGCCCTGAACATCGACGCCTATGCAGCGCAGTACCAGATCCAGCGTGCCGACCTGTTCCCGGCGGTATCGGCCACCGGTAACGGCAGCCGTTCGCGCACCCCGGCCAAGCTGTCACAGACCGGCGAATCGTCTATCGCCAGCCAGTACTCGGCGGGCCTGGGGATCAGCTCTTATGAGCTGGACCTGTTCGGTCGCGTGCGCAGCCTGAGTGAAGAAGCACTGCAGAAGTACTTCGCCACTGAAGAAGCACGGCGCAGTACCCAGATCAGCCTGGTGGCCAGCGTGGCGAATGCCTACCTGACCTGGCAGGCCGACAAGGAACTGCTCAAGCTGACCCAGGACACCCTCGGTGCTTTCGAGCAGAGCTTCAAGCTCACCTCGCGCAGCAACGAAGTCGGCGTGGCCTCGGCGCTGGACCTCAGCCAGGCGCGCACCTCGGTGGAAAACGCTCGTGTGCAACTGGCGCGTTACACCCGCCAGGTGGCTCAGGACGAAAACAGCCTGACCCTGTTGCTGGGTACTGGTCTGCCGGCGAATATCGCCAGCAAGCCGCTATCCGATGACCTGCTCAGCGAAGTGCCTGCCGGCTTGCCGTCAGACCTGCTGCAACGTCGTCCCGACATTGTGCAGGCCGAGTACAACCTCAAGGCTGCCAATGCCAATATCGGCGCGGCCCGTGCGGCGTTCTTCCCCAGCATCAGCCTGACGGCCAGTGCCGGTACCGCCAGCCCAACCCTGGGCGGCCTGTTCAAAGGCGGTTCGGGTACCTGGGCGTTTGCCCCGCAGATCAACATCCCGATCTTCAACGCCGGTAGCCTGCGCGCAAGCCTGGACTACTCGAAGATCCAGAAAGAGATCAACGTGGCCAACTACGAGAAAGCCATCCAGACCGGCTTCCAGGAAGTCTCCGACGGCCTCGCTGCGCGTCAGACCTACAAGCAGCAACTGGATGCCCAACGTGGCTTCGTCGAGGCTAACCAGGATTACTACCGCCTGGCCGAGCGTCGCTACCGCATTGGTGTCGACAGCAACCTGACCTTCCTCGACGCCCAGCGCCAACTGTTCAGTGCCCAGCAATCGCTGATCACCGACCGCCTGGCGCAGCTGACCAGCGAGGTCAACCTGTACAAGGCCCTCGGCGGTGGCTGGAATGAGCAGACCGCCAAGAATGAGCCGTTGAAAGAACAAGCACCGCCATTGAAGTTGTTCTGA
- a CDS encoding ACP phosphodiesterase, with protein MNYLAHLHLGGQLPAQLLGSLYGDFVKGRLQGQFSPQIEAAIQLHRSIDRFTDSHPLVGEALSRFSLTRRRYAGIVLDVFFDHCLARDWALYADQPLERFTAQVYRVLAAEPALPGRLAQIAPYMAADDWLGSYREFAVMEQVLRGISRRLTDPQALGFAMHELRELYKPLSEDFRVFYPQLQRFAQIQLTTDV; from the coding sequence ATGAATTATCTCGCACATCTGCACCTGGGCGGCCAACTTCCTGCGCAACTGCTGGGCAGCCTGTATGGCGACTTCGTCAAAGGCCGCCTGCAGGGCCAGTTCAGCCCGCAAATCGAAGCGGCGATCCAGTTGCATCGTTCGATTGACCGGTTTACCGATAGCCACCCGTTGGTGGGCGAGGCGTTGTCGCGCTTCAGCCTGACCCGCAGGCGCTATGCCGGGATCGTGCTCGATGTGTTTTTTGACCATTGCCTGGCGCGGGATTGGGCGCTGTATGCCGACCAGCCTCTGGAGCGCTTCACCGCGCAGGTGTACCGCGTGCTCGCCGCCGAACCCGCGTTGCCGGGGCGGCTGGCGCAGATTGCGCCGTATATGGCGGCGGATGACTGGCTGGGCTCGTATCGCGAGTTCGCGGTGATGGAGCAGGTGCTGCGCGGGATTTCGCGGCGGCTGACTGACCCGCAGGCACTCGGATTTGCGATGCACGAGTTGCGCGAGCTTTATAAGCCGTTAAGTGAAGATTTCCGGGTGTTCTATCCCCAATTGCAGAGATTTGCGCAGATCCAACTGACCACCGATGTCTAA
- a CDS encoding alkene reductase gives MTTIFDPITLGDLELSNRIIMAPLTRCRADAGRVPNALMAEYYVQRASAGLILSEATSVTPMGVGYPDTPGIWSNDQVRGWTNITKAVHGAGGKIFLQLWHVGRISHESYLNGETPVAPSAIQPKGHVSLVRPLADYPTPRALETAEIADIVDAYRVGAENAKAAGFDGVEIHGANGYLLDQFLQSSTNQRTDQYGGSLENRARLLLEVTDAAIEVWGAGRVGVHLAPRGDAHDMGDANLAETFTYVASELGKRGIAFICSREKEGADSLGPQLKKAFGGVYIANERFTKDSANAWLAAGKADAVAFGIPFIANPDLPARLKVDAPLNEPHPETFYGKGPVGYIDYPTLPI, from the coding sequence ATGACGACTATTTTCGATCCGATCACACTGGGCGACCTGGAACTGTCGAACCGCATCATCATGGCGCCACTGACACGATGCCGAGCCGATGCCGGCCGCGTGCCCAACGCGCTGATGGCCGAGTATTACGTGCAGCGAGCATCCGCCGGGCTGATCCTCAGCGAAGCCACCTCCGTGACGCCCATGGGCGTGGGCTACCCGGACACCCCGGGCATCTGGTCCAACGACCAGGTGCGTGGCTGGACCAACATCACCAAGGCCGTGCATGGCGCGGGCGGCAAGATCTTCCTGCAACTGTGGCACGTGGGTCGCATCTCCCACGAGTCCTACCTGAACGGCGAAACCCCGGTGGCGCCAAGCGCGATCCAGCCTAAAGGCCACGTCAGCCTGGTGCGCCCACTGGCCGACTACCCTACCCCGCGCGCCCTGGAAACCGCTGAAATCGCCGACATCGTCGACGCTTACCGCGTAGGTGCCGAGAACGCCAAGGCCGCTGGGTTTGACGGCGTGGAAATCCACGGCGCCAACGGCTACCTGCTCGACCAGTTCCTGCAAAGCAGCACCAACCAGCGCACCGACCAATACGGCGGCTCCCTGGAAAACCGTGCGCGCCTGCTGCTGGAAGTCACCGACGCCGCCATCGAAGTGTGGGGCGCCGGCCGCGTGGGCGTGCACCTGGCACCGCGTGGCGATGCGCACGACATGGGCGACGCCAACCTGGCCGAAACCTTCACCTACGTCGCCAGCGAACTGGGCAAGCGTGGCATCGCCTTCATCTGCTCCCGTGAAAAAGAAGGTGCGGACAGCCTCGGCCCACAACTGAAAAAAGCCTTCGGCGGCGTGTACATCGCCAACGAACGCTTCACCAAGGACAGCGCCAATGCCTGGCTGGCGGCGGGTAAAGCAGATGCGGTGGCCTTCGGTATTCCTTTCATTGCCAACCCGGACCTGCCGGCACGCTTGAAGGTTGATGCGCCGTTGAACGAACCGCACCCGGAAACCTTCTATGGCAAAGGCCCGGTGGGTTACATCGACTACCCGACGCTGCCGATCTAA
- a CDS encoding TetR family transcriptional regulator, with protein MVRRTKEEAQETRSQILQAAEQAFYERGVARTTLADIATLAGVTRGAIYWHFSNKSDLLQALLDTLHEPLDELARASESEDEADPLGCMRKLLIHLYHEVALDPKTRRINEILFHKCEFTDEMCDMRRQRQTHTLECNLRIGLTLRNAVHRGQLPATLDTTRGAVCIHAFIHGLIGQWLLVPDSFQLHQDAERWADIGLDMLRLSPSLRN; from the coding sequence ATGGTTCGTCGCACCAAAGAGGAAGCTCAGGAAACGCGCAGCCAGATTCTCCAAGCCGCCGAGCAAGCCTTTTATGAGCGCGGCGTCGCGCGGACCACCCTGGCGGACATCGCCACGCTGGCAGGGGTGACGCGCGGGGCTATCTACTGGCACTTCAGCAACAAGTCCGACTTGCTTCAGGCACTGCTCGACACGTTGCACGAGCCCCTGGACGAACTGGCGCGGGCCAGTGAAAGCGAGGACGAAGCCGACCCGCTGGGCTGTATGCGCAAGCTTTTGATTCATCTGTACCATGAAGTGGCCCTGGACCCGAAAACCCGGCGCATCAACGAGATTCTGTTTCATAAGTGCGAGTTCACCGATGAAATGTGTGACATGCGCCGCCAACGCCAGACCCACACCCTTGAGTGCAACCTGCGCATCGGCTTGACGTTGCGTAACGCGGTCCATCGCGGGCAACTTCCAGCCACGCTGGATACCACCCGCGGCGCTGTGTGTATTCATGCCTTTATCCACGGCTTGATCGGCCAGTGGCTGCTGGTGCCTGACAGTTTTCAATTGCATCAGGACGCCGAGCGTTGGGCTGATATAGGGCTGGACATGCTGCGCCTGAGCCCCAGCCTGCGCAATTGA
- a CDS encoding lysophospholipid acyltransferase family protein: MNRLRIYGRIARVLLVVALGLSMASVFGLFERLGVANSMVRRQRWSRFFMTRLSNALPFRVTVHGELPQAPMLWVSNHVSWTDIPLLGMVTPLSFLSKAEVRTWPVAGWLAAKAGSLFIRRGAGDSQLIRKQMTRHLEQQHPLLMFPEGTTTDGRSLRTFHGRLLSSAIDADVSLQPVAIRYLRDGGVDPLAPFIGDDDLLSHLMRLFSNDQGDVQIHLLKPIACAGQERAALAYQAQQAVQKALFGPVPEAEQVAARPAFAA; the protein is encoded by the coding sequence ATGAACCGCCTGCGCATCTACGGGCGCATCGCCCGCGTGCTGTTGGTGGTGGCGCTAGGCTTGAGCATGGCCAGCGTGTTTGGCCTGTTCGAGCGTCTGGGCGTGGCCAATTCAATGGTGCGGCGCCAGCGTTGGTCGCGGTTCTTTATGACGCGATTGAGCAACGCCCTGCCCTTTCGCGTAACGGTGCACGGTGAGCTGCCGCAAGCGCCGATGCTATGGGTGAGCAATCACGTGTCCTGGACCGACATTCCACTGCTGGGCATGGTCACGCCGCTGTCGTTTTTGTCCAAGGCCGAAGTCCGCACCTGGCCGGTAGCCGGCTGGCTGGCGGCCAAGGCCGGCAGCCTGTTCATTCGTCGTGGCGCGGGTGACAGCCAGTTGATCCGCAAACAGATGACCCGCCATCTGGAGCAACAGCACCCGTTGCTGATGTTCCCCGAGGGCACCACCACTGACGGACGCAGCTTGCGTACGTTCCACGGGCGTTTGCTGTCCAGTGCGATCGATGCGGATGTGTCGCTGCAACCGGTGGCGATTCGTTATCTGCGTGACGGTGGGGTTGATCCGCTGGCGCCGTTCATTGGCGATGACGATTTGCTCTCGCACCTGATGCGCTTGTTTTCCAACGACCAGGGCGATGTGCAGATTCATCTGCTCAAGCCGATTGCCTGCGCCGGGCAGGAACGCGCGGCATTGGCGTATCAGGCGCAGCAGGCGGTGCAAAAGGCGTTGTTTGGCCCGGTGCCGGAAGCTGAGCAAGTGGCTGCTCGACCTGCGTTCGCGGCATAA
- a CDS encoding efflux RND transporter permease subunit — protein sequence MSKFFIDRPIFAWVIALVIMLVGALSILKLPINQYPAIAPTAIDIQVTYPGASAQTVQDTVVQVIEQQLNGIDNLRYVSSDSNSDGSMTITVTFNQGTNPDIAQVQVQNKLNLATPLLPQEVQQQGIRVTKSVKNFLMVIGLVSEDGSMTKDDLSNYIVSNIQDPISRTAGVGDFQVFGSQYAMRIWLDPAKLNNYQLTPVDVSNAIKAQNVQVATGQLGGLPALPGTQLNATIIGKTRLQSTEEFAKILMKVNTDGSQVRLGDVARIELGGQNYSISAQFNGKPASGMAIKLAAGANALDTGKAIRETVKSLEPFFPPGMKAVVPYDTTPVVTESISGVVHTLVEAIVLVFLVMFLFLQNFRATIITTMTVPVVLLGTFGILAACGFTINTLTMFGMILAIGLLVDDAIVVVENVERVMAEEHLSPKEATIKSMGQIQGALVGIALVLSAVLLPMAFFGGSTGVIYRQFSITIVSAMALSVLVALIFTPALCATMLKPIDPEKHGQPKRGFFGWFNRTFDSGVLKYERGVGNMIKHKIPAFLVYVLILAGMIWMFTRIPSAFLPEEDQGVIFAQVQTPVGASAERTQKVVDDMRAFLLNDKEGEPGEGKSVNSVFTVNGFNFAGRGQSSGLAFVMLKPWDERDSTQSVFEVAKRAQGYFFGAFKDAMVFAIVPPSVLELGNATGFDVFLQDQGGVGHDKLMAARNQFLGAAAQSKVLAGVRPNGVNDEPQYELTVDDEKASAQGISLADIQQTLAIALGGSYINDFIDRGRVKKVYVQGDAASRMSPEDLDKWYVRSDSGKMVPLSAISSGQWIYGSPKLSRYNGVAAMEILGTPAPGYSTGDAMAEVERIAKELPAGVGYAWTGLSYEERLSGSQAPALYALSLLVVFLCLAALYESWSIPIAVILVVPLGVIGALIATSMRGLSNDVFFQVGLLVTVGLAAKNAILIVEFAKELHEQGKGIVEAAIEASRMRLRPIIMTSMAFVLGVLPLAISSGAGSGSQHAIGTGVIGGMITATVLAIFWVPLFYATVSSAGERKKKDTTETPKEAGQ from the coding sequence ATGTCGAAATTTTTTATCGACCGCCCCATTTTCGCCTGGGTAATTGCCCTGGTGATCATGCTGGTCGGGGCACTCTCGATCCTGAAGTTGCCCATCAACCAATACCCGGCCATTGCGCCAACGGCCATTGATATCCAGGTGACCTACCCGGGCGCTTCCGCACAAACCGTGCAGGACACCGTGGTGCAGGTCATCGAGCAACAGCTCAACGGTATCGACAACCTGCGTTATGTCTCCTCGGACAGTAACTCCGACGGCAGCATGACCATCACCGTGACGTTCAACCAGGGTACCAACCCGGATATCGCCCAGGTTCAGGTACAGAACAAGCTGAACCTGGCCACCCCACTGCTGCCCCAAGAAGTGCAGCAACAGGGTATCCGCGTGACCAAGTCGGTGAAGAACTTCCTGATGGTGATCGGTCTGGTGTCGGAAGACGGCAGCATGACCAAGGACGACCTCTCCAACTACATCGTGTCCAACATCCAGGACCCGATCTCCCGTACCGCGGGGGTGGGTGACTTCCAGGTGTTCGGTTCGCAGTACGCCATGCGTATCTGGCTCGACCCGGCCAAACTGAACAATTACCAGCTCACGCCAGTGGACGTCAGCAATGCCATCAAGGCCCAGAACGTGCAGGTGGCCACCGGCCAACTGGGCGGCCTGCCTGCCCTGCCCGGCACCCAACTGAACGCCACGATCATCGGCAAGACGCGCCTGCAAAGCACAGAGGAATTCGCCAAGATCCTGATGAAGGTGAACACCGACGGCTCCCAGGTTCGTCTGGGTGACGTCGCGCGTATCGAACTGGGCGGCCAGAACTACAGCATCAGTGCGCAGTTCAACGGCAAGCCGGCCTCGGGTATGGCGATCAAGCTGGCGGCCGGTGCCAACGCACTGGACACCGGCAAGGCCATCCGCGAAACAGTGAAGTCCCTGGAGCCGTTCTTCCCGCCTGGCATGAAGGCGGTAGTGCCGTATGACACCACCCCGGTAGTGACCGAGTCGATCTCCGGCGTGGTTCACACCCTGGTCGAAGCGATCGTGCTGGTGTTCCTGGTGATGTTCCTGTTCCTGCAGAACTTCCGCGCCACCATCATCACCACCATGACCGTACCGGTGGTATTGCTGGGTACCTTCGGGATCCTGGCGGCGTGCGGCTTCACCATCAATACCCTGACCATGTTCGGCATGATCCTGGCCATCGGCTTGCTGGTGGACGATGCCATCGTGGTAGTGGAAAACGTCGAACGAGTAATGGCCGAGGAGCATCTGTCGCCCAAAGAAGCGACGATCAAGTCCATGGGCCAGATCCAGGGCGCCCTGGTGGGTATTGCCCTGGTACTGTCGGCGGTACTGCTGCCGATGGCGTTCTTCGGTGGCTCCACCGGCGTGATCTACCGCCAGTTCTCCATCACCATTGTTTCGGCGATGGCGTTGTCGGTACTGGTTGCCCTGATCTTCACCCCGGCCTTGTGCGCCACCATGCTCAAGCCGATCGATCCGGAAAAGCACGGCCAGCCCAAGCGCGGCTTCTTTGGCTGGTTCAACCGCACCTTCGACAGCGGCGTACTCAAGTACGAGCGCGGCGTGGGCAACATGATCAAGCACAAGATCCCGGCGTTTCTGGTGTATGTGCTGATTCTGGCCGGCATGATCTGGATGTTCACCCGTATTCCGAGCGCGTTCCTGCCTGAGGAAGACCAGGGTGTGATCTTCGCCCAGGTGCAGACACCGGTAGGCGCTTCGGCTGAGCGCACGCAAAAAGTTGTCGATGACATGCGCGCCTTCCTGTTGAACGACAAGGAAGGCGAGCCAGGCGAAGGCAAGTCGGTGAACTCGGTGTTTACCGTAAACGGCTTCAACTTCGCCGGTCGAGGCCAGAGCTCGGGCCTTGCGTTCGTGATGCTCAAGCCGTGGGATGAGCGTGATTCGACCCAATCGGTATTCGAAGTGGCCAAGCGTGCCCAGGGTTACTTCTTCGGGGCCTTCAAGGACGCCATGGTATTTGCCATCGTGCCGCCTTCGGTGCTGGAATTGGGTAACGCCACCGGTTTCGACGTGTTCCTGCAAGACCAGGGTGGCGTCGGCCACGACAAGCTGATGGCTGCACGTAACCAGTTCCTGGGCGCGGCGGCACAAAGCAAGGTGTTGGCGGGCGTACGTCCTAACGGCGTGAACGATGAGCCGCAGTACGAGCTGACCGTTGACGACGAGAAGGCCAGTGCCCAGGGCATCAGCCTCGCGGACATCCAGCAGACCCTGGCCATCGCCTTGGGTGGCAGCTACATCAACGACTTCATCGACCGTGGTCGCGTGAAGAAGGTGTATGTACAAGGTGACGCCGCCAGCCGCATGTCGCCGGAAGACCTGGACAAATGGTACGTGCGCAGCGACTCCGGGAAGATGGTGCCGTTGTCGGCCATCTCGTCGGGCCAGTGGATCTACGGTTCGCCCAAGCTTTCGCGATACAACGGTGTAGCGGCGATGGAAATCCTCGGTACCCCGGCACCAGGCTACAGTACCGGTGATGCGATGGCCGAAGTCGAACGCATTGCCAAAGAACTGCCGGCCGGTGTCGGCTATGCCTGGACAGGCCTGTCGTACGAAGAACGCCTGTCCGGCTCCCAGGCGCCTGCGCTGTACGCGCTGTCGCTGCTGGTGGTGTTCCTGTGCCTGGCGGCACTGTACGAAAGCTGGTCGATCCCGATCGCGGTGATTCTGGTTGTGCCACTGGGTGTGATCGGTGCACTGATCGCTACCAGTATGCGGGGCTTGTCCAACGACGTGTTCTTCCAGGTGGGCTTGCTGGTGACAGTGGGTCTGGCGGCGAAAAACGCCATCCTGATCGTGGAATTCGCCAAAGAGCTGCACGAGCAAGGCAAAGGCATTGTCGAGGCGGCTATCGAAGCGTCCCGGATGCGTCTGCGCCCGATCATCATGACGTCCATGGCGTTCGTGCTCGGCGTACTGCCGCTGGCAATTTCCAGCGGTGCCGGCTCAGGCAGCCAGCACGCGATCGGTACCGGCGTGATCGGCGGTATGATCACCGCCACTGTGCTTGCCATTTTCTGGGTGCCACTGTTCTACGCAACCGTGTCCTCGGCCGGCGAACGCAAAAAGAAAGACACTACTGAAACTCCTAAAGAGGCTGGCCAATGA